A single Rhopalosiphum padi isolate XX-2018 chromosome 4, ASM2088224v1, whole genome shotgun sequence DNA region contains:
- the LOC132930571 gene encoding ADP-ribosylation factor-like protein 3 isoform X2, translating into MGLLSMLKRLRSSPDKELRILLLGLDNAGKTTLMKKLASEDVSHITPTQGFNIKSVQADGMKLNVWDIGGQRKIRPYWRNYFEFTDILIYVVDSADRKRVDETGFELNELLNDDKLVGVPVLVYANKQDLALAAKASEIAQELNLHLIRDRPWQIQACSGIRGEGIKCMAKNYLCGKFMDHDNIKAKHKHLDDIYIFENNLLLYCLLGTDIQSAIHFHFLNMTIIYKCIFVYFFITASEIFYCITNIIFNYHYFLNYQT; encoded by the exons ATG GGGTTGTTGTCGATGCTGAAGCGGTTACGATCGTCGCCGGACAAAGAGCTTCGCATCCTGCTGCTGGGTCTGGACAACGCGGGAAAGACGACGTTGATGAAGAAACTCGCGTCCGAAGACGTTTCGCACATAACGCCCACGCAGGGTTTCAATATTAAATCCGTTCAAGCAGATGGCATGAAACTGAACGTATGGGATATTGGTGGACAACGTAAGATAAGACCGTATTGGCGCAATTATTTCGAATTCACCGACATACTA ATTTACGTTGTGGACAGCGCAGACAGAAAACGCGTGGACGAAACAGGATTCGAATTGAACGAACTGCTCAACGACGACAAATTAGTCGGTGTACCAGTGTTGGTATACGCTAACAAACAAGATTTGGCGCTGGCAGCAAAAGCTTCGGAAATAGCGCAAGAACTGAATTTGCATTTAATTCGCGATCGGCCGTGGCAAATACAGGCTTGTTCGGGTATACGCGGGGAAGGCATCAAA TGCATGGCGAAAAACTACCTTTGCGGGAAGTTCATGgatcatgataatattaaggcaaaacataaacatttggACGATATATACATCTTcgaaaataatttgttactcTATTGCCTATTAGGTACCGACATTCAGAGCGCAATACATTTTCATTTCTTAAATATGACCatcatatataaatgtattttcgtTTATTTCTTTATAACGGCGAGTGAAATATTCTATTgtattaccaatattatttttaattatcattactttttaaattatcaaacttaa
- the LOC132930571 gene encoding ADP-ribosylation factor-like protein 3 isoform X3, which produces MLQGLLSMLKRLRSSPDKELRILLLGLDNAGKTTLMKKLASEDVSHITPTQGFNIKSVQADGMKLNVWDIGGQRKIRPYWRNYFEFTDILIYVVDSADRKRVDETGFELNELLNDDKLVGVPVLVYANKQDLALAAKASEIAQELNLHLIRDRPWQIQACSGIRGEGIKEGLEWISQNVKKK; this is translated from the exons ATGCTGCAGGGGTTGTTGTCGATGCTGAAGCGGTTACGATCGTCGCCGGACAAAGAGCTTCGCATCCTGCTGCTGGGTCTGGACAACGCGGGAAAGACGACGTTGATGAAGAAACTCGCGTCCGAAGACGTTTCGCACATAACGCCCACGCAGGGTTTCAATATTAAATCCGTTCAAGCAGATGGCATGAAACTGAACGTATGGGATATTGGTGGACAACGTAAGATAAGACCGTATTGGCGCAATTATTTCGAATTCACCGACATACTA ATTTACGTTGTGGACAGCGCAGACAGAAAACGCGTGGACGAAACAGGATTCGAATTGAACGAACTGCTCAACGACGACAAATTAGTCGGTGTACCAGTGTTGGTATACGCTAACAAACAAGATTTGGCGCTGGCAGCAAAAGCTTCGGAAATAGCGCAAGAACTGAATTTGCATTTAATTCGCGATCGGCCGTGGCAAATACAGGCTTGTTCGGGTATACGCGGGGAAGGCATCAAA gaAGGATTGGAATGGATCagtcaaaatgtaaaaaagaagtaa
- the LOC132930571 gene encoding ADP-ribosylation factor-like protein 3 isoform X1 yields the protein MLQGLLSMLKRLRSSPDKELRILLLGLDNAGKTTLMKKLASEDVSHITPTQGFNIKSVQADGMKLNVWDIGGQRKIRPYWRNYFEFTDILIYVVDSADRKRVDETGFELNELLNDDKLVGVPVLVYANKQDLALAAKASEIAQELNLHLIRDRPWQIQACSGIRGEGIKCMAKNYLCGKFMDHDNIKAKHKHLDDIYIFENNLLLYCLLGTDIQSAIHFHFLNMTIIYKCIFVYFFITASEIFYCITNIIFNYHYFLNYQT from the exons ATGCTGCAGGGGTTGTTGTCGATGCTGAAGCGGTTACGATCGTCGCCGGACAAAGAGCTTCGCATCCTGCTGCTGGGTCTGGACAACGCGGGAAAGACGACGTTGATGAAGAAACTCGCGTCCGAAGACGTTTCGCACATAACGCCCACGCAGGGTTTCAATATTAAATCCGTTCAAGCAGATGGCATGAAACTGAACGTATGGGATATTGGTGGACAACGTAAGATAAGACCGTATTGGCGCAATTATTTCGAATTCACCGACATACTA ATTTACGTTGTGGACAGCGCAGACAGAAAACGCGTGGACGAAACAGGATTCGAATTGAACGAACTGCTCAACGACGACAAATTAGTCGGTGTACCAGTGTTGGTATACGCTAACAAACAAGATTTGGCGCTGGCAGCAAAAGCTTCGGAAATAGCGCAAGAACTGAATTTGCATTTAATTCGCGATCGGCCGTGGCAAATACAGGCTTGTTCGGGTATACGCGGGGAAGGCATCAAA TGCATGGCGAAAAACTACCTTTGCGGGAAGTTCATGgatcatgataatattaaggcaaaacataaacatttggACGATATATACATCTTcgaaaataatttgttactcTATTGCCTATTAGGTACCGACATTCAGAGCGCAATACATTTTCATTTCTTAAATATGACCatcatatataaatgtattttcgtTTATTTCTTTATAACGGCGAGTGAAATATTCTATTgtattaccaatattatttttaattatcattactttttaaattatcaaacttaa